In the Piscinibacter sp. XHJ-5 genome, one interval contains:
- a CDS encoding cyclase family protein yields the protein MNNARWKQRPEGSNWGDYGPDDQIGRMNLLTPQTRLRAIREVQHGIAFCLSLPLDYPGGNTLTQHRKAPKFFHERRGDGFNYNYRLSNVCSCFDDVISDDGVMLYTQYSTQWDGLGHVGQMFDANGDGLPEKVYYNGYRAGVEVIGPGDAESDWGAKAIGIERLATAGVQGRGVLVDLERLHGRARALIGYDGLMAALEGQGATVEPGDFLCLYTGFADLVLEMNKQPDGEVLGRSCAVLDGRDEKLLQWITDSGIVAICADNFAVEAYPAQPGKGEHYPGLPLHAHCLFKLGLNLGELWYFAELAQWLRANRRSSFLLTAPPLRLPGAVGSPATPVATV from the coding sequence ATGAACAACGCGCGCTGGAAACAACGTCCTGAAGGCTCCAACTGGGGCGACTACGGGCCCGACGATCAGATCGGCCGCATGAATCTGCTGACGCCGCAGACCCGGCTTCGCGCCATACGCGAAGTGCAGCACGGCATCGCGTTCTGCCTCAGCCTGCCGCTCGACTACCCGGGCGGCAACACACTGACCCAGCATCGCAAGGCGCCCAAGTTCTTCCACGAGCGGCGCGGCGACGGCTTCAACTACAACTACCGGCTGTCCAATGTCTGCAGCTGCTTCGACGACGTCATCTCCGATGACGGCGTGATGCTCTACACGCAGTACTCGACGCAATGGGACGGCCTGGGCCACGTCGGCCAGATGTTCGATGCCAACGGCGACGGGCTGCCCGAGAAGGTCTACTACAACGGCTACCGCGCCGGTGTCGAGGTCATCGGCCCGGGCGACGCCGAGAGCGACTGGGGCGCCAAGGCAATCGGCATCGAGCGGCTGGCCACGGCGGGCGTCCAAGGCCGCGGCGTGCTGGTCGACCTCGAGCGGCTCCATGGACGCGCGCGAGCGCTCATCGGCTACGACGGCCTGATGGCTGCGCTCGAAGGCCAGGGCGCCACGGTGGAGCCGGGCGACTTCCTGTGCCTGTACACCGGCTTCGCTGACCTCGTGCTCGAGATGAACAAGCAGCCCGACGGCGAGGTGCTCGGGCGCTCGTGCGCGGTGCTCGACGGCCGCGACGAGAAGCTGCTGCAATGGATCACCGACTCGGGGATCGTCGCCATCTGCGCCGACAACTTCGCGGTCGAGGCCTATCCGGCCCAGCCCGGCAAGGGCGAGCACTACCCGGGCCTGCCGCTGCATGCGCACTGCCTGTTCAAGCTCGGCCTCAATCTGGGCGAGCTGTGGTATTTCGCGGAGCTCGCGCAATGGCTGCGCGCCAACCGCCGTTCCAGCTTCCTGCTCACGGCGCCGCCGCTTCGGCTCCCCGGCGCGGTGGGCTCCCCTGCCACGCCCGTGGCCACCGTGTGA
- a CDS encoding 2-hydroxychromene-2-carboxylate isomerase has protein sequence MARTVEYWFSTASPWAWLGSARFAQLAERTQTVVQVEPVDLGAVFAATGGTPFPSRSPARQSYRQLELARWSRRLGVPIRLQPAHYPVDREPSSRLVLAAREHGVDALALSQAVLRAIWSEDRDIADWVTLQDIARDAGLDGAALIESARDPRMHARYVQNTQAAIAAGVFGSPTYVVDGERFWGQDRLDFLEERLGGGP, from the coding sequence ATGGCGCGCACGGTCGAATACTGGTTCAGCACGGCGAGCCCCTGGGCGTGGCTCGGCAGCGCGCGCTTCGCGCAGCTCGCCGAGCGCACGCAGACGGTCGTGCAGGTGGAGCCGGTTGATCTCGGCGCCGTGTTCGCGGCAACGGGCGGCACGCCGTTCCCGAGCCGATCGCCGGCGCGGCAGAGCTATCGGCAGCTCGAGCTTGCGCGCTGGTCGCGGCGCCTAGGCGTGCCGATCCGCCTCCAGCCGGCGCACTACCCAGTCGACCGCGAGCCGTCGAGCCGGCTCGTTCTCGCCGCGCGCGAGCACGGGGTGGACGCTCTCGCGCTCTCTCAGGCGGTGCTGCGCGCCATCTGGTCCGAGGATCGCGACATCGCCGACTGGGTCACGCTGCAGGACATCGCGCGCGATGCCGGCTTGGACGGCGCGGCGCTCATCGAGTCGGCGCGCGATCCGCGCATGCATGCGCGGTACGTCCAGAACACGCAGGCGGCAATCGCGGCGGGCGTGTTCGGCTCTCCGACGTACGTCGTGGACGGCGAGCGGTTCTGGGGGCAGGACCGGCTGGACTTCCTGGAGGAGCGGCTGGGCGGCGGTCCGTAG
- a CDS encoding tripartite tricarboxylate transporter substrate binding protein has translation MNPKSLICSLVASFAAVATAPATAETNWPTKPVKILFGFPPASATDVIARAVGQKLQDKWGQPVVIENRPGAGGNLGSELAARAPADGYTIFFGTVANAISVSLYSKLNYDYLKDFTPITLVATTPLVLVAPPDLPAKDVKGLIAYAKANPGKLNFGSGGVGTSNHLAGELFKSATGTDLVHVPYKGTPAAYTDLMSGKIELMWDNIVAATPHLKSGKLKPIAVTSAQRAPSLPDVPTMADSGVPQFEAVSWIGALVPTGTPKEIVDKIHTDLVTVLRMPEVKEQLAQSGAVVVGNTPEQFASWNRNEIAKWSKAVQLSGAKAD, from the coding sequence ATGAACCCGAAGTCACTGATCTGCTCGCTCGTCGCCTCGTTCGCCGCCGTCGCGACCGCGCCTGCGACCGCGGAAACCAACTGGCCCACCAAGCCCGTGAAGATCCTTTTCGGCTTTCCGCCCGCAAGCGCGACGGACGTGATCGCGCGCGCCGTGGGCCAGAAGCTGCAGGACAAGTGGGGGCAGCCCGTGGTCATCGAGAACCGCCCCGGCGCGGGCGGCAACCTCGGCAGCGAGCTTGCGGCGCGAGCGCCGGCTGACGGCTACACCATCTTCTTCGGCACGGTGGCGAACGCAATCAGCGTGTCGCTCTACTCGAAGTTGAACTATGACTACCTCAAGGACTTCACGCCGATCACGCTCGTGGCCACCACGCCGCTGGTGCTCGTCGCGCCACCGGACCTGCCGGCCAAGGACGTCAAGGGACTCATCGCGTACGCCAAGGCGAACCCCGGCAAGCTGAACTTCGGCTCGGGCGGCGTCGGCACGTCGAACCACCTCGCGGGCGAACTGTTCAAGAGCGCCACCGGGACGGACCTGGTGCACGTGCCGTACAAGGGAACGCCGGCTGCGTACACCGACCTCATGAGCGGCAAGATCGAGCTGATGTGGGACAACATCGTCGCGGCCACGCCGCACCTGAAGTCGGGCAAGCTCAAGCCCATCGCCGTGACCAGCGCGCAGCGCGCGCCGTCCCTGCCCGACGTACCGACGATGGCCGATTCCGGCGTGCCGCAGTTCGAGGCCGTTTCGTGGATCGGCGCGCTGGTGCCGACCGGCACCCCGAAGGAGATCGTCGACAAGATCCACACCGATCTGGTGACCGTGCTGCGCATGCCGGAGGTGAAAGAGCAGCTCGCGCAATCGGGCGCGGTGGTCGTAGGCAACACGCCCGAGCAGTTCGCGTCCTGGAACCGCAACGAGATCGCCAAGTGGTCCAAGGCCGTGCAGCTGTCGGGCGCCAAGGCGGACTGA
- a CDS encoding MaoC/PaaZ C-terminal domain-containing protein has translation MTIDPEQLLAAKIPRIEQRYTARDCILYALGIGVGLDPMDETDLPFVDETRLKVEPTLANVLGYPGFWQRDPAFGLDWVKTVHGEHAVRIHKPLPSAGHVVGASRIVDLVDKGERRGALIFVEREITDQASGDLLATVRQTVFCRGDGGFGGPAKVLSPPHPIPERAPDTHIDIPTSPQTALIYRLSGDYNPLHSDPATARDAGFERPILHGLATFGVTGHGLVKRVADSDPTALRAMGGRFSSPVFPGETLRLEIWRDAPGQVTFRTTVPARSVVVVNNGFAEFAA, from the coding sequence ATGACCATCGATCCCGAACAACTGCTCGCCGCGAAAATTCCGCGCATCGAACAGCGCTACACCGCGCGCGACTGCATCCTCTACGCGCTGGGCATCGGCGTCGGCCTCGACCCGATGGACGAAACCGACCTGCCGTTCGTCGACGAGACCCGCCTGAAGGTCGAGCCGACGCTGGCCAACGTGCTCGGCTACCCCGGCTTCTGGCAGCGCGACCCGGCGTTCGGCCTCGACTGGGTGAAGACGGTGCACGGCGAGCATGCGGTGCGCATCCACAAGCCGCTGCCGAGCGCGGGCCATGTCGTCGGCGCCAGCCGCATCGTCGACCTGGTCGACAAGGGCGAGCGACGCGGCGCGCTGATCTTCGTCGAGCGCGAGATCACGGACCAGGCCAGCGGCGACCTGCTCGCCACCGTGCGCCAGACGGTGTTCTGCCGCGGCGACGGCGGCTTCGGCGGGCCGGCCAAGGTGCTGAGCCCCCCGCATCCGATCCCCGAGCGCGCGCCCGACACCCACATCGACATTCCGACCTCGCCGCAGACGGCGCTGATCTACCGCCTTTCGGGCGACTACAACCCGCTGCATTCGGACCCGGCCACCGCTCGCGACGCCGGCTTCGAGCGGCCGATCCTGCACGGCCTGGCGACCTTCGGCGTGACCGGCCACGGCCTGGTCAAGCGCGTCGCCGACAGCGACCCGACGGCGCTGCGTGCCATGGGCGGGCGCTTCTCGTCCCCGGTGTTCCCGGGTGAGACGCTGCGGCTCGAAATCTGGCGCGACGCCCCGGGCCAGGTGACCTTTCGAACGACGGTGCCGGCGCGCAGCGTCGTCGTCGTCAACAACGGCTTTGCCGAATTTGCAGCATGA
- a CDS encoding NAD-dependent epimerase/dehydratase family protein has translation MDKVLVVGALGVVGRAAMERFAARGDLQVVGLARRAADFAPDATWISADLRDRDATLAALAPHRDTTHVVYAALNEKPDLVQGWRDADNVALNTQMLRNLLDALDGAPLQHLTLLQGTKAYGVHTGRPMRVPAREHDALRDHANFYFDQQDLVAERAERAGFRWTVFRPQIVLGVALGSAMNPVAALGAYAVLSRERGQPLAFPGHPHLLTECTDARLIASAVEWAWREPRAHGEAFNVANGDVIVWGTFFERLASHFAMPLGEPTASRPSEEMPRHAALWRSIAERDALRVADLDALVGLSWQYADATWASRRPFPVPPLVSTIKLRQFGFGECVDSEECIVEHLEAMGDLRYLPKGRG, from the coding sequence ATGGACAAGGTGCTGGTGGTCGGAGCTCTCGGCGTCGTGGGGCGTGCCGCGATGGAGCGGTTCGCCGCGCGGGGCGACTTGCAAGTGGTCGGCCTGGCCCGCCGTGCGGCCGACTTCGCGCCCGACGCGACATGGATCTCGGCCGACTTGCGCGACCGCGATGCGACGCTCGCCGCACTGGCGCCGCACCGCGACACCACGCATGTGGTCTATGCGGCGCTGAACGAGAAGCCCGACCTTGTGCAAGGCTGGCGCGACGCCGACAACGTCGCGCTGAACACGCAGATGCTGCGCAACCTGCTGGATGCGCTCGACGGCGCGCCGCTGCAGCATCTGACGCTGCTGCAGGGCACCAAGGCCTACGGCGTGCACACCGGCAGGCCGATGCGGGTTCCCGCGCGCGAGCACGACGCGCTGCGCGACCACGCCAACTTCTACTTCGACCAGCAGGACCTGGTGGCCGAGCGTGCCGAGCGCGCGGGCTTTCGCTGGACTGTCTTCCGGCCCCAGATCGTGCTCGGCGTGGCACTGGGCAGCGCGATGAATCCGGTCGCGGCGCTCGGCGCCTATGCGGTGCTGTCGCGCGAGCGGGGGCAGCCGCTGGCGTTCCCGGGGCACCCGCATCTGCTGACCGAATGCACCGACGCACGGCTCATCGCCAGCGCAGTCGAGTGGGCCTGGCGTGAACCGCGCGCCCACGGCGAAGCCTTCAATGTGGCCAATGGCGACGTGATCGTCTGGGGCACGTTCTTCGAGCGGCTGGCCAGCCACTTTGCGATGCCGCTCGGCGAGCCGACGGCCTCGCGTCCGAGCGAAGAGATGCCGCGCCATGCGGCGCTGTGGCGCAGCATCGCCGAGCGCGACGCCTTGCGGGTGGCCGATCTCGATGCGCTGGTCGGCCTGTCGTGGCAATACGCCGACGCGACCTGGGCGTCGCGCCGGCCGTTTCCGGTGCCGCCGCTCGTGTCGACCATCAAGCTGCGGCAGTTCGGCTTCGGGGAATGCGTCGACTCCGAGGAGTGCATCGTCGAACACCTCGAAGCGATGGGGGACCTGCGCTATCTGCCCAAGGGCAGAGGCTGA
- a CDS encoding GntR family transcriptional regulator: protein MAIDTTRPATDDFLRRYGKRGMQGLPKYVQLREALCAAINAGHWEPGARLPSDSDLTRLTGYSLGTVQRALRELADGGVVVRSQGSGTYVSDGGGAIDAPLHLRFRGSADGEPAFLPLYPTVLSRTRAHGSGAWSEWLRPEGGSDIVRIDRQLSVNGEFIVFNRFYFDAREFPDIAARPLATLDGANLKQLLGEAVSMPISDVEQHVSFVKFDAAACKAMGVKPGTRGLLLESAAAAGRGNPVYFLESFIPPNDRRLDVSALR, encoded by the coding sequence ATGGCCATCGACACGACACGCCCCGCCACCGACGACTTCCTGCGCCGCTACGGCAAGCGGGGGATGCAAGGACTGCCGAAGTACGTGCAGCTGCGCGAAGCGCTCTGCGCCGCGATCAACGCCGGCCATTGGGAGCCGGGCGCGCGGCTGCCGAGCGACAGCGACCTGACTCGCCTCACGGGCTACAGCCTCGGCACCGTGCAGCGCGCGCTGCGCGAGCTCGCCGACGGGGGCGTCGTGGTGCGCAGTCAGGGCAGCGGCACGTACGTGTCAGACGGCGGCGGCGCCATCGACGCGCCACTGCACCTGCGCTTTCGCGGCAGCGCGGACGGCGAGCCCGCGTTCCTCCCGCTCTACCCCACGGTGCTGTCTCGTACGCGCGCCCATGGCAGCGGTGCATGGTCTGAATGGCTGCGCCCCGAAGGGGGCTCCGATATCGTGCGCATCGATCGCCAGTTGAGCGTCAACGGCGAGTTCATCGTCTTCAATCGCTTTTATTTCGATGCGCGCGAATTCCCCGACATCGCGGCCCGTCCGCTCGCCACGCTCGACGGCGCGAACCTCAAGCAATTGCTCGGCGAAGCCGTCTCGATGCCGATCAGCGACGTCGAGCAGCACGTCTCGTTCGTGAAGTTCGATGCCGCCGCGTGCAAGGCGATGGGCGTGAAGCCGGGCACCCGCGGGCTGCTGCTGGAGAGCGCAGCCGCGGCCGGCCGCGGCAATCCGGTTTACTTCCTGGAGTCTTTCATCCCGCCGAACGACCGGCGGCTCGACGTGTCGGCATTGCGCTGA
- a CDS encoding FAD-dependent oxidoreductase, whose translation MNTKPTRTTITEPARDIPVLMNADVVVVGGGTTGPIAAIAAARRGKKVVLIERFGSLGGILTLGLNTKPSGTLLGGIPLEIWDLARSMGGAGDDYMATTKTGGVKIASPTDPEVMKMLLTRLCVQAGVQILFETFVSNPVVEDGAVTGVVIEGKGGRQFVGAKVLIDCSADADMAAKANAPFLMGSGEKEARMQPVSMYFIMKNVDLVRLAEWARTCDDVPARAIPADEAGLAYGLWLTGFNGMLRRFQEETGVRLQRDNITLKTADGQMYVNATRVLGIDVFSPEQFTAAILECYRQIEGVVRFLNERVPGFESSRLGQVSPILGVRETRHIVGEYTLTGPDSRGETRFEDSIAVDASALDIHDPKGGDVDFQSMPPYEIPYRCLVPQRVEQILVAGRCISADHEAHARSRNMPACMSIGQAAGVAAAIAIDEGTTVRRVPVAKVQAALREWRMPLHPEDIAA comes from the coding sequence ATGAACACGAAACCCACACGGACCACGATCACCGAACCGGCACGCGACATCCCCGTGCTCATGAACGCCGACGTCGTCGTCGTCGGCGGCGGCACCACCGGCCCCATCGCCGCGATCGCGGCCGCGCGCCGCGGCAAGAAGGTGGTGCTCATCGAGCGCTTCGGCTCGCTGGGCGGCATCCTGACGCTCGGCCTGAACACCAAGCCATCTGGCACGCTGCTCGGCGGCATCCCGCTCGAGATCTGGGACCTCGCTCGCTCGATGGGCGGCGCGGGCGACGACTACATGGCCACCACCAAGACCGGCGGCGTGAAGATCGCCTCGCCGACCGATCCCGAGGTCATGAAGATGCTGCTCACGCGCCTGTGCGTCCAGGCCGGCGTGCAGATCCTGTTCGAGACCTTCGTCTCCAACCCGGTGGTCGAGGACGGCGCCGTGACGGGCGTCGTCATCGAGGGCAAGGGTGGCCGCCAGTTCGTCGGCGCGAAGGTGCTGATCGACTGCTCGGCCGACGCCGACATGGCCGCGAAGGCGAATGCGCCGTTCCTCATGGGCTCGGGCGAGAAGGAAGCGCGCATGCAGCCCGTGTCGATGTACTTCATCATGAAGAACGTCGACCTGGTGCGCCTGGCCGAGTGGGCGCGCACCTGCGACGACGTGCCCGCGCGCGCCATCCCCGCAGACGAGGCCGGGCTCGCCTACGGCCTGTGGCTCACGGGCTTCAACGGCATGCTGCGCCGCTTCCAGGAGGAGACGGGCGTGCGTCTGCAGCGCGACAACATCACGCTGAAGACCGCCGACGGGCAGATGTACGTGAACGCCACGCGCGTCCTGGGCATCGACGTGTTCTCGCCCGAGCAGTTCACCGCCGCGATCCTCGAGTGCTATCGGCAGATCGAGGGGGTTGTGCGCTTCCTCAACGAGCGCGTCCCGGGCTTCGAGTCCTCGCGGCTCGGCCAGGTGTCGCCGATCCTCGGCGTGCGCGAGACGCGCCACATCGTTGGCGAATACACGCTCACCGGCCCTGACTCGCGCGGCGAGACGCGCTTCGAGGACAGCATCGCGGTGGATGCTTCGGCGCTCGACATCCACGACCCGAAGGGCGGCGACGTCGACTTCCAAAGCATGCCGCCGTACGAGATACCGTACCGCTGCCTGGTGCCCCAGCGGGTCGAGCAGATCCTCGTCGCGGGCCGCTGCATCTCGGCCGACCACGAGGCGCATGCACGCTCGCGAAACATGCCAGCCTGCATGTCGATCGGGCAGGCGGCGGGAGTCGCGGCGGCCATCGCAATCGACGAAGGCACCACGGTGCGCCGCGTGCCGGTCGCGAAGGTGCAGGCCGCGCTGCGCGAATGGCGGATGCCCCTGCACCCCGAGGACATCGCAGCCTGA
- a CDS encoding tripartite tricarboxylate transporter substrate binding protein codes for MAAVPFSAGAQSAGAADWPNKPVTLVVPYPPGGTSDVVGRHLAQRLREELGQVFVIENKAGAATAIGASAVARAPKDGYTLLLSAGTTFTVIPHLSEKLPYKLEDFEPVATVATVPFAFVVKKNFPAKTLAEYVAYAKANPGKINNATNGQGSMVHLLGELLAQGLDVKLTHVHYKGAAPATMDMIGGVIDSNVEALTSAVPNVNTGQYRALAVLSAERQPLLPDVPTFKELGYPSIVGETWYAVFAPAGTPKPVVDKLNAALRKVTASAAFGDEMRKIGNEAKTSTPLELRAVTLQQSKSWGDLIKRLNIKAE; via the coding sequence ATGGCCGCTGTTCCGTTCAGCGCCGGCGCTCAATCTGCCGGTGCCGCCGACTGGCCGAACAAGCCGGTCACGCTCGTCGTTCCCTATCCGCCGGGCGGCACGAGCGACGTGGTGGGGCGACACCTCGCGCAGCGCTTGCGCGAGGAGCTCGGCCAGGTCTTCGTCATCGAGAACAAGGCCGGCGCCGCGACCGCCATCGGAGCAAGCGCCGTGGCGCGCGCGCCGAAGGACGGCTACACCCTGCTGTTGTCTGCCGGCACGACCTTCACCGTCATCCCGCACCTGAGCGAGAAGCTGCCATACAAGCTCGAGGACTTCGAGCCCGTCGCCACGGTGGCCACCGTGCCGTTCGCGTTCGTGGTCAAGAAGAACTTCCCGGCCAAGACGCTTGCCGAATACGTGGCCTATGCCAAGGCCAACCCGGGCAAGATCAACAACGCCACCAACGGCCAGGGCAGCATGGTCCACCTGCTGGGCGAGTTGCTCGCGCAAGGCCTGGACGTCAAGCTGACCCATGTGCACTACAAGGGCGCCGCGCCGGCGACGATGGACATGATCGGCGGCGTGATCGACTCGAATGTCGAGGCGCTGACGAGCGCGGTGCCCAACGTCAACACGGGCCAGTACCGCGCGCTGGCTGTGTTGAGCGCCGAGCGCCAGCCGTTGCTGCCCGACGTGCCGACCTTCAAGGAGTTGGGCTACCCGTCGATCGTGGGAGAAACCTGGTATGCGGTGTTTGCGCCGGCCGGTACGCCCAAGCCCGTCGTCGACAAGCTGAACGCAGCCTTGCGCAAGGTCACCGCCTCGGCCGCTTTCGGCGACGAGATGCGCAAGATCGGCAACGAAGCCAAGACGAGCACGCCTTTGGAATTGCGCGCAGTGACGCTGCAGCAGAGCAAGAGCTGGGGTGATCTGATCAAGCGGCTCAACATCAAGGCGGAGTGA
- a CDS encoding CaiB/BaiF CoA-transferase family protein: MSGLLSNIRVLDLSRVLSGPWATQMLADFGAHVIKVERPGIGDDLRQQGARLKDTAGNDTDERSTFLATNRAKRSITIDMAQPAGQSLIRRLAEKADVVVENFKAGDLKRYGLDQQSLRELNPRLVYCSISGFGQSGPYSHLPGYDLIFQAMSGVMSLTGAPEGEPGAGPQRAGYPVSDLTAGFYATIGVLAALHHRDTVSGRGQYIDLSLLDAQVAAVSSMAMSYLVAGVLPQRVGLGSQLTAPYGDFDCADGKMMIAVGNDKQFAQLCKVIGRTELLEDERFSTTSQRVENKQVLLPIVAGAMKQRTMAEWMPLLSAANVPSGPINDFRQVFDDPQIRHRELVHTIPHPLAGTMKVVGNPLKFSETPLEYKRPPPLLGEHTAEVLRDLLGIDDAEIERLTKQGVVTQ; this comes from the coding sequence ATGAGTGGACTGCTTTCGAACATCCGCGTGCTGGACCTGAGCCGCGTTCTGTCGGGCCCGTGGGCGACGCAGATGCTCGCGGACTTCGGCGCCCACGTGATCAAGGTCGAGCGCCCCGGCATCGGCGACGACCTGCGCCAGCAGGGCGCGCGCCTCAAGGACACCGCCGGCAACGACACCGATGAGCGATCGACCTTTCTCGCGACCAACCGCGCCAAGCGCTCGATCACGATCGACATGGCCCAACCGGCGGGCCAGTCCCTGATCCGCCGGCTGGCCGAGAAAGCCGATGTGGTGGTCGAGAACTTCAAGGCCGGCGACCTGAAGCGTTACGGGCTCGACCAGCAATCATTGCGCGAGCTCAATCCGCGCCTCGTCTACTGCTCGATCAGCGGCTTCGGCCAATCAGGGCCGTACAGCCACCTGCCCGGCTACGACCTGATCTTCCAGGCGATGAGCGGCGTGATGAGCCTGACCGGCGCACCCGAAGGCGAGCCTGGCGCCGGGCCGCAACGCGCCGGCTACCCGGTGTCGGACCTGACGGCGGGCTTCTACGCGACGATCGGCGTGCTGGCGGCGCTGCATCACCGTGACACCGTCTCCGGCCGCGGCCAGTACATCGACCTGTCGCTGCTCGACGCGCAGGTGGCCGCCGTGTCGTCGATGGCGATGAGCTATCTCGTTGCCGGCGTGCTGCCGCAGCGGGTGGGCCTCGGCTCGCAGCTGACCGCGCCTTACGGCGACTTCGATTGCGCCGACGGCAAGATGATGATCGCGGTCGGCAACGACAAGCAGTTCGCGCAGCTGTGCAAGGTGATAGGCCGCACCGAACTGCTCGAAGACGAGCGCTTCTCGACGACGTCGCAGCGCGTAGAGAACAAGCAGGTGCTGCTGCCCATCGTCGCCGGCGCCATGAAACAGCGGACCATGGCCGAATGGATGCCGCTGCTGAGCGCTGCCAACGTGCCCAGCGGGCCGATCAACGACTTCCGTCAGGTCTTCGACGACCCCCAGATCCGCCATCGCGAGCTCGTCCACACCATCCCGCATCCGCTCGCCGGAACGATGAAGGTCGTGGGCAATCCGCTCAAGTTCTCCGAGACGCCGCTCGAATACAAGCGCCCGCCGCCGCTGCTCGGCGAGCACACCGCCGAAGTGCTGCGCGACTTGCTCGGCATCGATGACGCCGAGATCGAGCGCCTGACGAAGCAAGGCGTGGTGACGCAATGA
- a CDS encoding NADPH:quinone oxidoreductase family protein, producing the protein MKAVLCKRYGPPSELVVEDVPSPKPGEGQVLVAVHAAGVNFPDTLIIQGKYQFKPELPFSPGGEVAGIVRAVGPGVTGIAPGDRVIAATTWGGYAEEVVAEAKRIIPMPDGMDFDTAATFVLTYGTSHHALKDRAALQPGETLLVLGAAGGVGLAAVELGKAMGARVIAAASSDDKLATCREHGADETINYSTDDLRERIKALTADRGVDVVYDPVGGDLSEPALRSMAWNGRFLVVGFAAGSIPSIPLNLALLKGCAIVGVFWGAFTRNEPRRNEANLQELLAWFKAGKVRPHISARYPLERAADALRDVMERKVKGKVVLTTGR; encoded by the coding sequence ATGAAGGCCGTGCTGTGCAAGCGCTACGGGCCGCCGTCGGAGCTGGTGGTCGAGGACGTGCCGTCACCCAAGCCGGGTGAGGGCCAGGTGCTCGTCGCGGTGCACGCCGCCGGAGTGAACTTTCCCGACACGCTGATCATCCAGGGCAAGTACCAGTTCAAGCCCGAGCTGCCGTTCTCGCCGGGCGGCGAAGTGGCCGGCATCGTCCGCGCCGTCGGACCCGGCGTGACCGGCATCGCGCCCGGTGATCGCGTGATCGCTGCGACGACCTGGGGCGGCTATGCCGAGGAGGTCGTCGCGGAGGCCAAGCGCATCATCCCGATGCCCGACGGCATGGACTTCGACACCGCTGCGACCTTTGTGCTGACCTACGGCACCTCGCACCACGCGCTGAAGGACCGCGCTGCGCTGCAGCCTGGCGAGACGCTGCTGGTGCTGGGCGCGGCCGGCGGCGTCGGGTTGGCCGCCGTCGAGCTCGGCAAGGCGATGGGCGCGCGCGTGATCGCGGCGGCGTCGAGCGACGACAAGCTCGCGACCTGCCGCGAGCATGGCGCCGACGAGACGATCAACTACAGCACCGATGACCTGCGCGAGCGCATCAAGGCGCTGACCGCCGATCGCGGCGTCGACGTCGTCTACGACCCGGTGGGCGGCGACCTCAGCGAGCCGGCACTGCGCAGCATGGCCTGGAACGGCCGGTTTCTCGTGGTCGGTTTTGCGGCAGGCAGCATTCCGAGCATCCCGCTGAACCTGGCGCTGCTCAAGGGCTGCGCCATCGTCGGCGTGTTCTGGGGTGCGTTCACGCGCAACGAGCCGCGTCGCAACGAAGCGAACCTGCAGGAGCTGCTGGCCTGGTTCAAGGCCGGCAAGGTGCGGCCGCACATCTCGGCGCGCTACCCGCTCGAACGGGCGGCCGACGCGCTTCGCGACGTGATGGAGCGCAAGGTCAAGGGCAAGGTCGTGCTGACGACGGGGCGCTGA